The Populus trichocarpa isolate Nisqually-1 chromosome 2, P.trichocarpa_v4.1, whole genome shotgun sequence genome has a window encoding:
- the LOC7472696 gene encoding uncharacterized protein LOC7472696 isoform X1, which yields MARGVKWGCSYKRTTLFVCSINIFIALYVLRSLYASLYLYSNNDFNRVVVVKYTPDQIRKMEESIRIRRAKEPLELVKIVKELKEEFNREETVIELPKEVKNKITDEILERLRSLNANANISEQRNAVEKWRKEKLQEVKLLARETEGLTSSILKEEAGILVRALESYWAVLSENIGLWVPAEVIHQEHDDKPEGEEEPEEEVLPGRPLPPECHAELHTDYDGAAVRWGLTHHKESAADCCQACLDQAKYAKPGEKKCNTWVYCPSETGCFSPDIYQHKNQECWLKYAEKPKLNFKDRYSDSYRDSHPNAPLIVPWVSGVVSA from the exons atgGCGAGAGGAGTGAAATGGGGATGTTCGTACAAGAGAACCACTCTCTTTGTTTGCTCTATTAACATTTTTATTGCTCTTTATGTTCTTCGCTCTCTATATGCTTCCCTTTATCTCTACTCCAATAATGATTTTAACAGA gttgtaGTTGTAAAGTACACACCAGATCAGATTAGGAAAATGGAGGAATCAATTCGGATTCGAAGAGCGAAAGAACCTTTAGAGCTTGTTAAAATT GTGAAGGAACTTAAGGAAGAGTTTAACAGAGAAGAAACGGTGATTGAATTGCCAAAAGaggttaagaataaaataactgATGAGATTCTGGAGAGATTGAGAAGCTTAAATGCGAATGCGAATATCAGTGAGCAGAGAA ATGCTGTTGAAAAGTGGCGGAAAGAAAAACTGCAAGAGGTCAAACTGTTGGCCCGTGAAACAGAGGGGCTGACTTCATCTATTTTGAAAGAGGAAGCTG GTATCCTAGTAAGAGCCTTAGAGTCTTATTGGGCTGTGCTGTCAGAAAATATTGGCCTTTGGGTACCAGCTGAAGTAATTCACCAGGAACACGATGATAAGCCTGAGGGTGAAGAAGAGCCTG AGGAAGAAGTTCTACCTGGCAGGCCACTTCCACCTGAATGCCATGCTGAGCTTCATACTGATTATGATGGTGCTGCTGTTAGATGGGGCCTTACCCACCATAAGGAAAGTGCAGCTGACTGCTGTCAAGCTTGCCTAGATCAGGCAAAATATGCAAAGCCTGGTGAAAAGAAATGCAACACATGGGTCTATTGCCCATCAGAGACAGGGTGCTTTTCGCCGGATATCtatcaacataaaaatcaagagtGTTGGCTAAAATAT GCAGAAAAGCCCAAACTGAATTTCAAGGATAGGTATTCCGACTCATATAGAGATTCCCACCCAAATGCGCCATTGATTGTTCCCTGGGTTTCTGGTGTTGTTAGTGCATGA
- the LOC7472696 gene encoding uncharacterized protein LOC7472696 isoform X3, translating into MARGVKWGCSYKRTTLFVCSINIFIALYVLRSLYASLYLYSNNDFNRVVVVKYTPDQIRKMEESIRIRRAKEPLELVKIELKEEFNREETVIELPKEVKNKITDEILERLRSLNANANISEQRNAVEKWRKEKLQEVKLLARETEGLTSSILKEEAGILVRALESYWAVLSENIGLWVPAEVIHQEHDDKPEGEEEPEEEVLPGRPLPPECHAELHTDYDGAAVRWGLTHHKESAADCCQACLDQAKYAKPGEKKCNTWVYCPSETGCFSPDIYQHKNQECWLKYAEKPKLNFKDRYSDSYRDSHPNAPLIVPWVSGVVSA; encoded by the exons atgGCGAGAGGAGTGAAATGGGGATGTTCGTACAAGAGAACCACTCTCTTTGTTTGCTCTATTAACATTTTTATTGCTCTTTATGTTCTTCGCTCTCTATATGCTTCCCTTTATCTCTACTCCAATAATGATTTTAACAGA gttgtaGTTGTAAAGTACACACCAGATCAGATTAGGAAAATGGAGGAATCAATTCGGATTCGAAGAGCGAAAGAACCTTTAGAGCTTGTTAAAATT GAACTTAAGGAAGAGTTTAACAGAGAAGAAACGGTGATTGAATTGCCAAAAGaggttaagaataaaataactgATGAGATTCTGGAGAGATTGAGAAGCTTAAATGCGAATGCGAATATCAGTGAGCAGAGAA ATGCTGTTGAAAAGTGGCGGAAAGAAAAACTGCAAGAGGTCAAACTGTTGGCCCGTGAAACAGAGGGGCTGACTTCATCTATTTTGAAAGAGGAAGCTG GTATCCTAGTAAGAGCCTTAGAGTCTTATTGGGCTGTGCTGTCAGAAAATATTGGCCTTTGGGTACCAGCTGAAGTAATTCACCAGGAACACGATGATAAGCCTGAGGGTGAAGAAGAGCCTG AGGAAGAAGTTCTACCTGGCAGGCCACTTCCACCTGAATGCCATGCTGAGCTTCATACTGATTATGATGGTGCTGCTGTTAGATGGGGCCTTACCCACCATAAGGAAAGTGCAGCTGACTGCTGTCAAGCTTGCCTAGATCAGGCAAAATATGCAAAGCCTGGTGAAAAGAAATGCAACACATGGGTCTATTGCCCATCAGAGACAGGGTGCTTTTCGCCGGATATCtatcaacataaaaatcaagagtGTTGGCTAAAATAT GCAGAAAAGCCCAAACTGAATTTCAAGGATAGGTATTCCGACTCATATAGAGATTCCCACCCAAATGCGCCATTGATTGTTCCCTGGGTTTCTGGTGTTGTTAGTGCATGA
- the LOC7472696 gene encoding uncharacterized protein LOC7472696 isoform X2 gives MARGVKWGCSYKRTTLFVCSINIFIALYVLRSLYASLYLYSNNDFNRVVKYTPDQIRKMEESIRIRRAKEPLELVKIVKELKEEFNREETVIELPKEVKNKITDEILERLRSLNANANISEQRNAVEKWRKEKLQEVKLLARETEGLTSSILKEEAGILVRALESYWAVLSENIGLWVPAEVIHQEHDDKPEGEEEPEEEVLPGRPLPPECHAELHTDYDGAAVRWGLTHHKESAADCCQACLDQAKYAKPGEKKCNTWVYCPSETGCFSPDIYQHKNQECWLKYAEKPKLNFKDRYSDSYRDSHPNAPLIVPWVSGVVSA, from the exons atgGCGAGAGGAGTGAAATGGGGATGTTCGTACAAGAGAACCACTCTCTTTGTTTGCTCTATTAACATTTTTATTGCTCTTTATGTTCTTCGCTCTCTATATGCTTCCCTTTATCTCTACTCCAATAATGATTTTAACAGAG TTGTAAAGTACACACCAGATCAGATTAGGAAAATGGAGGAATCAATTCGGATTCGAAGAGCGAAAGAACCTTTAGAGCTTGTTAAAATT GTGAAGGAACTTAAGGAAGAGTTTAACAGAGAAGAAACGGTGATTGAATTGCCAAAAGaggttaagaataaaataactgATGAGATTCTGGAGAGATTGAGAAGCTTAAATGCGAATGCGAATATCAGTGAGCAGAGAA ATGCTGTTGAAAAGTGGCGGAAAGAAAAACTGCAAGAGGTCAAACTGTTGGCCCGTGAAACAGAGGGGCTGACTTCATCTATTTTGAAAGAGGAAGCTG GTATCCTAGTAAGAGCCTTAGAGTCTTATTGGGCTGTGCTGTCAGAAAATATTGGCCTTTGGGTACCAGCTGAAGTAATTCACCAGGAACACGATGATAAGCCTGAGGGTGAAGAAGAGCCTG AGGAAGAAGTTCTACCTGGCAGGCCACTTCCACCTGAATGCCATGCTGAGCTTCATACTGATTATGATGGTGCTGCTGTTAGATGGGGCCTTACCCACCATAAGGAAAGTGCAGCTGACTGCTGTCAAGCTTGCCTAGATCAGGCAAAATATGCAAAGCCTGGTGAAAAGAAATGCAACACATGGGTCTATTGCCCATCAGAGACAGGGTGCTTTTCGCCGGATATCtatcaacataaaaatcaagagtGTTGGCTAAAATAT GCAGAAAAGCCCAAACTGAATTTCAAGGATAGGTATTCCGACTCATATAGAGATTCCCACCCAAATGCGCCATTGATTGTTCCCTGGGTTTCTGGTGTTGTTAGTGCATGA
- the LOC7472696 gene encoding uncharacterized protein LOC7472696 isoform X4, translating into MARGVKWGCSYKRTTLFVCSINIFIALYVLRSLYASLYLYSNNDFNRVVKYTPDQIRKMEESIRIRRAKEPLELVKIELKEEFNREETVIELPKEVKNKITDEILERLRSLNANANISEQRNAVEKWRKEKLQEVKLLARETEGLTSSILKEEAGILVRALESYWAVLSENIGLWVPAEVIHQEHDDKPEGEEEPEEEVLPGRPLPPECHAELHTDYDGAAVRWGLTHHKESAADCCQACLDQAKYAKPGEKKCNTWVYCPSETGCFSPDIYQHKNQECWLKYAEKPKLNFKDRYSDSYRDSHPNAPLIVPWVSGVVSA; encoded by the exons atgGCGAGAGGAGTGAAATGGGGATGTTCGTACAAGAGAACCACTCTCTTTGTTTGCTCTATTAACATTTTTATTGCTCTTTATGTTCTTCGCTCTCTATATGCTTCCCTTTATCTCTACTCCAATAATGATTTTAACAGAG TTGTAAAGTACACACCAGATCAGATTAGGAAAATGGAGGAATCAATTCGGATTCGAAGAGCGAAAGAACCTTTAGAGCTTGTTAAAATT GAACTTAAGGAAGAGTTTAACAGAGAAGAAACGGTGATTGAATTGCCAAAAGaggttaagaataaaataactgATGAGATTCTGGAGAGATTGAGAAGCTTAAATGCGAATGCGAATATCAGTGAGCAGAGAA ATGCTGTTGAAAAGTGGCGGAAAGAAAAACTGCAAGAGGTCAAACTGTTGGCCCGTGAAACAGAGGGGCTGACTTCATCTATTTTGAAAGAGGAAGCTG GTATCCTAGTAAGAGCCTTAGAGTCTTATTGGGCTGTGCTGTCAGAAAATATTGGCCTTTGGGTACCAGCTGAAGTAATTCACCAGGAACACGATGATAAGCCTGAGGGTGAAGAAGAGCCTG AGGAAGAAGTTCTACCTGGCAGGCCACTTCCACCTGAATGCCATGCTGAGCTTCATACTGATTATGATGGTGCTGCTGTTAGATGGGGCCTTACCCACCATAAGGAAAGTGCAGCTGACTGCTGTCAAGCTTGCCTAGATCAGGCAAAATATGCAAAGCCTGGTGAAAAGAAATGCAACACATGGGTCTATTGCCCATCAGAGACAGGGTGCTTTTCGCCGGATATCtatcaacataaaaatcaagagtGTTGGCTAAAATAT GCAGAAAAGCCCAAACTGAATTTCAAGGATAGGTATTCCGACTCATATAGAGATTCCCACCCAAATGCGCCATTGATTGTTCCCTGGGTTTCTGGTGTTGTTAGTGCATGA